The stretch of DNA CCATAAACAAAGAGAGCTTATCGCCCAAAAAGCCCATATAGATTTTGTATTCGCCAACACCTAACCACAAATAGGGCTGAAAGTGAAGCGGGGCATCATTCGTCGCAACAGATATAAACGCGATTACACCCATAATAAAACTCATCAACGGTGAAAGAAGCGCGGGCAAGGTAAACCAGTGTTTGTGTAATGGTATTTGGGTGATAGAAATCATATACAAAAACCCAATCAATACAGACGAGAGCAGAGGTGAGAGCACGATGCCTGCAAGAAGAGCACTCATACCGCCTCCTTTTGCGACAAGGTTCTAAACAGATCCGAATCTAAGGATTTTTTACGACGATAAAGCACAACAATAAGCGATAAAAAGACGCCCGCTTCAGCGGCAGCAATGGCGATAACCATCATTGCCATCACTTGCGAGCCCATATCGTTATGGTAATTGCTAAGTGCAACAAAAATGAGGTTGATCGCATTGAGCATCAGTTCGATGGACATGTAAATCACAAAGATATTTTTACGACTTATCACACCTAAAAGACCGATGGAAAAGAGTATCATCGCAACAACGATGTAGGCAAATATGCTATGAGTTATCATCATGCGTCTTCCTTTCGACCAAAGACAACAGCACCAATAAGTGCCACCAGAAGCAAAATAGAGATGAGTTCAAACGGTAAGAGCCAGTGGGTGAAAAGCTCCATGCCCAAAGGTTTGATCTTGCCAAAATCACTCGAAACCTCTTTTACATGTAAAGGCATTTTGTAAAAAGCACGCAAGATCAAAAAGTTTATCGGCAACAGTACCAGTGAGCCTAAAAAGAGGCTAATGTTTTTATTGGGCTCTTTGGGAAGATTCGCCTCTTTGATGTTTAAAAACATGATGATAAAAATAAAAAGTGTGAGAATCGCTCCAGCGTAAATGATGATCTGCACCATAAATAAAAACGAAGCACTTAAAAGAGCGAACAAGCCAGCCATCGCGATAATCGTCAAAATAAGACTGAGCGCACTGTGAACAGGTTGGTGTAAGCTTACCATACCGACAGCGCCAAGAATGGCAAAAAAACTCAGCAATAAAAAGAGAATGTCCATCATCTTTTTTTCTCCTCATTGGCTAAGAGCTGCTCTTTAGTGAGTACAAAATCTTCGCGTTTTTTGCCAATAAAACTAAAAATCCCACTGTCCATGCGAATAGCATCGCAAGGACATGCCTCAACACAGCCACCGCAAAAGACGCACTCTAAAAGGTCGATGTTAAAAAGCTCTGGCATTTTTTCATCGACACCATCGTCTCGCTCTTTCGCTTCAATAAAAATACACTCTGCAGGACACGCCGTTGCACACATAAAACAGGCAACACAACGTACACTCCCATCCTCTCGTTTGGTCAAGCGATGCGCCCCTCGGTAACGTTCACTGATGTCATGGGGTTGCTCTTCAGGGTAGTTGATGGTTTTGATCTCTGGCTTATCGCCAAGATTGGTGATGAAGTGCGAAAGGGTTGTTTTCATACCTCCAAAAATGGCAGGCAAATAAAGCTTTTCTTTAAAGGTATTGCCATGACGGTGAACGATTTTTATGCCCATCTACAGCTCCTTTACCACAACAATGATAGCACTGAGCACGATGTTGGCAATTGCCAAAGGCATCAGCACTTTCCAGCCAAGAGATTGCAACTGATCGTAGCGAAAACGAGGCAATGTCCAGCGCACCCACACAAAGACAAAATTCATAAAAAGAAGTTTCAGAGCGAACGTTGCGATTTGAATGACAGCAGTCGCCACATTGGTTGAAGTCTCACTAAGACCTAAGAAAAGCAATGTTCCAAGCCCAACAATCACAAGTATATTAATGCCTATTAGCCCTTTTTGTAAAAAGGCGCTCTCATGGTTTCTTATATCGCCTGCTTTATGCCAACAATTGTGTTTTTTGATCCAGCGCATCGCATAGAAGCTTGCCACAGGAAGCGAGACAATGAGAAAACTCAAAAGATAAGGCATGTACGTTTGAAGTGTTTGTGTGTTCAGAAATGGGAGATGATAACCACCCAAAAAGAGTGTCACTATAAGCGCACTGGAGGCACTCATCGCAACATATTCACCCACAAAAAAGAGTCCAAAACGCATAGCACTGTATTCGGTATGAAAACCGCCTACGATTTCGCTCTCACCCTCGGCTAAGTCAAATGGCGTACGATTGGCTTCAGCAAATGCCGTAATGATAAAAATAAGTGCCGCGATGGGTTGCACAATAATACCCCACGCAGGAATAAACCCAAACAGTAATTGCCCTTGGTACGTCACAATGTCACCTAGGTGAATCGAGCCGTATGTAATCAGCACTGAAACCAAAGAAAGACCCATCGCCGCTTCGTAACTGATGACCTGAGCACCCGCACGCATGGCGCCTAAGAGGGAATATTTGTTGCGACTCGACCAACCTCCTAGCATAATGCCATACACACTTAGTCCTGCAAAAGCTAAAAACCAAAGCACGCCCAAGTCCATCGGCAGACCCTGCATGATGAACCGCTCGCCGTTAAGGACGAGATCATCCGCAAATGGCATGACCATAAAGCTCAAAAAGGCTGAGGCAAAAACGATGACGGGTGCAAGGGAAAAGAAAAAACCCTCTTGAATGGCTTTGGCTTTAAAGTCCTCTTTGAAAACCAGTTTGAGCATGTCGGCAAAAGACTGAATAAGCCCACCCAAACGAATGCCGTTGATATGACAGCGATTGGGTCCCAAGCGATCTTGAATCAACCCCGCCACACGACGCTCAATCCAGACTAAAATAGGCGCAGCCCCTAGTGAAAAGAGTAGCGCTAGGATAATATTGATGATAATGACGGTAATGCTAAGGGTACTCATAGCGTTATCTTTGGTGCGTTTTTCAAATCGTCAAAGGAGATGTTTGGCATCACTTCATAAAAGAAGAGTTCCGCCTCCCAAACCTCTTTACATGTAAAGATTGTATCGCCCAAAATTGCTGCAATAATCGCTAGTAGTGTCTTATGCCCACGGTTATCAATAATAGCACAAGCACTGTGTTGCACATAGCCATCCACATTGATAAAACTACCTGCTCTTTTGGTATGCGATGCGATGGGTAAAACCAGTTCAACCTCTTTACATGTAACGTCGCATGAGGAACAGAGCGTGACAATATTTTTATCGTATCCGACTTCTTTAACCGTGTTTGCATCACTGCGCCCAATCAAAACCACAAGCTCCGCTTTTGCCAATGCTTCATCTAATTTTGCTTTGGAATCATCAATCCCCAAAAGAGGAAGCGCTCTGCCATTGGAAGAGCGATCGTTGCATTTTAAAAAGTCATCGCCAAAATGGGTATCAAAACGCTCAGGTTCATACGCACTTAGCGTGATTTCGTAGAGCTTTGCGAGCTTTTGCACTCTGACCATCTCTTCAAGCGAAAGATTGGATGAGATCAAAAAGAGTGTTTTACCCAGATGACGTTTTAAAAGGCGTAGAAGTTTTCCCTCTGCGTATTCATATTCGCTGATTTTACCGCGAATAAGTGCCATAAACTCAGCGTTTTCATTCTCTTTGTGGTAACTTAGTCTTCCTTCATCGCAGATAAAATAGCCATTAACTTTATCATTCAAGCGCGGGCGATAGCGGTATATCATCTCGTCTTTATATTTTTCTTTATGGTGATCGACAAAGAGTGAACACCCTCTAGCGCAGTGGTTGCAAATCGCCTCTTTGGTATTTAAAAACCAAACCCGCTTTTGAAAGCGAAAATCTTTGCTTGTGAGTGCTCCCACAGGGCAGAGATCAACCACATTCATCGCATAAGGGTTGGAGAGTTTGGAGCCTGGAAAAGTAGTAATAACCGAGTGATCGGCACGGGAAAGAACACCCAACTCACTCGTTTTAGTGATGTTTTTCGTAAAACGTACGCAACGGGTGCAAAGCACACAGCGTTCTTGATCAAGTACCACATTTGCACCCAAATCAACATGCTTCTGCCCTCTCGTTTTAGGCGTACTTAAACGACTTTCATACAACCCAACATCCATGTAATAATTTTGCAAAGAACACTCGCCTGCTTGATCGCAGATAGGACAGTCAATGGGGTGGTTGATGAGTTCAAGTTCGAGTATAGAGCGTTTAACGCGGTCGATATTGGCACCTTTCGTGCGAATAATCATTCCCTCTTTAATAGGCGTATCACAGGCGATTTGAGGACGTTTTTGCCCTTCAATTTCAACCATACACATACGGCAGTTCCCATCTTTTCCAAGAGCAGGGTGGTAACAAAAATGAGGAATGTTGATGTTATGCGCTAAAAGCTCCTCAATCAACAAAGCACCCTCTTTAACCTCTAATACTGTGCCATCTACCGTAATATGCGCCATTAAATGCTATCCTCATTTGGACGTAGTATTCCAATTCTAGCGAGCATAAACTTTAAAGTAGCTGTCGCTTCGGGTTTACGCAAATTTTACTCAAGAGATGTTAAACTCTACGGAGTTTTTTTAAAGGATAGCCCAATGCCATCACCTCGTTTTTTTAAAATTCTTGTCGTTGAAATTTTAGCTGTTGGTTTGATCGCTGCTTATGTGCTAATTGATGCAAAAGATGTGTACCAATGGTGGGTAGGTGAGACCAATTTTGTCAGTGCTAAAGCTTCATGCGATTTGCATGAAAGCGCATGCCAAGCTCTACTCAGTGATGGATCGGAACTTAGCTTGGATATCGAGCCCAAAAGCATTCCTTTGATGAAACCTTTGCATTTTAAAGTCACTTCAGCCATCGATTTACCGACCATCGAGATTAAGCTTTTTGCAACCAACATGAACATGGGGCTCCATACGATTAAACTTACAAAAAGTGCTCAAGGTGTTTATGAAGGAGAAGGAATGCTTCCTACATGTATTGTCGGAAATATGATTTGGCAAGCCAATGTTATACTCAACCAAAGCAGCCATAGCCAAGGAGCTATTTTTTCATTCAAAACAGATAAATAAAATTTAAAAGTTACATTTGTTACTAAAGGTAATCTTTCGAAAAATGAATGATTATTCATCATTTAGTCGGTAATGCGTTATCACTTTTTTAGTTATACTTGTTTCTTTATTTCAATTGGATTTAGAGGAGTTACTGCCGTGTCTATTACCCAAAGAGGTGATGAACTTCACTTTGACGAAAATCTTTTTATAGTCTCAAAAACTGACCTACAAGGCAGAATTACCTATGCTAATGATCTTTTTATTCAGATCTCTGGCTATCAAGAAAAAGAGTTGATTGGCGCACCGCATAATATTTTGCGTCATCCTGATATGCCAAAAGCTATTTTCAAAATTCTATGGGAACGCGTCCAAGCGGGCAACGAAGTTTTTGCTTATGTGAAAAATCGCACTAAATCCAATCAATACTACTGGGTCCATGCTTATATTACCCCTATTATCGATACTAAAACCAAGCAACTTATTGGTTATCACTCTGTTAGACGCGCTCCAAGCGCTAAAGGAATTGAAGTGATTGCCCCTTTGTATAAAAAAATGCTTGATGCAGAAGCAAGAGGCGGCATTCAAGCTTCTCGTACTCTACTAGATAACACTCTATCTCAACTAAAGGTCAGTTATGATGCCTTCATCCTCTCTTATGAATAGATCTTCGCTCGCTAAAGTACAAGATGCCAACCTTATATCGCTTGTTATTTTTTTTATTGCATTTTGTTTAGAAGTTACTTTTAACGGTTTCCACTGGATTCAAATTATCAACCTGACCAACTTTGCGCTTGGCTGGTTTATGTTTGTTAATATTCGTAAAGTTCAAAAGACCATTCACGCATTAGCAGATATCGTACACGATAGTTCCAGAGGTCAACTGCATGGTAGAATCGTCAATGTCAATGACGGAGGCGAACTTAAAACTCTTTGCTCTAACATGAACTCACTTTTAGATAATTTTGAGCTCGTCACGAAAGAGATTAAATCCACTATTCAAGCCGCTTCACACGAAGATTTTACGCGTAAGATTTTGCAAAAAGGTATGCACGGTGAATTTAAAGAGCAGACCAATATGGTAAACCAATCGGTTCATGCGATGCAACAAACGCATGAATTTATCGCACGTAACACACTCAATGCAGAACTCGCTCAAATCAGCAGCGGCTCCAATGACTTTTCGACCGTTCAATCCAACCTAACCACCATTGTTGAGCGTCTTAAAGAGATCGCCCATGATGGTGAAATTTATGCAGAGGAGACCAAGGGAAGTTACCAAAACCTTCGTGATACGATTGCTAAAATCACCTCTTTGGTAGAATTTGTGAATCAAAATGAGCAAAGCATTGGTGTACTCGCACAGCGTACTCGTGACATCAGTAACGTGGTTGATATGATTAATGACATCGCTGATAAAACCAATTTACTTGCGCTTAATGCTGCTATTGAAGCGGCACGTGCGGGTGAACATGGACGTGGCTTTGCCGTTGTTGCCGATGAAGTTCGCAAACTGGCTGAGACAACCCAAAAAGCGACCGCTGAGATTGCTGTTTCCATTAAAATGCTCCAACAAGAGACCGCAGGCCTAGAAACCAATGCTGATGCCATGAAAAGTGATGCGGATGCGTCAACCAAAACACTTGATAAATTAAGCACAACTTTTAATAGCCTTATTGCCCACTCGAACACTACTTCAACCAACATCAATACCATTCAGCAAACCATCTTTATTACCTTAGCAAAGATGAACCATGCTATCTTTAAATCCAATGCGTACAGTGCCGTTTATGTCAATGACAAAGATGCGGCATTCCAAAACCATGAAACGTGTAGCCTTGGCGAGTGGTATCTCAAAGATGGTCAAAAAATCTTTGGCGATACGCAAAGCTTTAAAGCGCTTTACAAACCACATCAAAGCTTCCACACACATGTGCTTGAGGTGGCTAAACTGATTCGCAGTACCTCATCGAATCTTTTGGATGAAAAAGAGCAGATTATTAACTACTTTAAAGAGGTTGAGAGCGAGAGTAAAATACTCTTCGGTACTCTTGATGCCATGATTGCGGAAAAAAACGCACAAGCCTAAACAAACTTTACATGTAAGAATTTTTTCTTACATGTAACCTCTTTTTTGACAACACATTTTGCATACAATCAAGCATAAAGCATCAAATCGTTATCATAAAATCAAAAAGAGTTTATATGGATTCGTTGTCACTCACAACCCAGCCTATACCAACACTTCTACGTCAACTCTCGATTCCTTCCAGCCTCGGCATGCTTTTTAATACACTCTACAATATCGTCGATACTTACTATGCAGGGCTTATTTCTACTGAAGCGCTCGCCGCACTTTCTGCCTCCTCCTTTCTTTTCTTTTTTGTTATTGGACTTGCGTATGGCGGCACAAGTGCGCTTACGGCACTTATCGGTCATGCCTATGGAAAGCAACACTTTTTTTTAGCAGGATTGATTGCTAAAAAAGGAGTTGCTTTGATTATTGGCATAGGCATGATAATGGGGCTTTTAGGGTTTTGTTTTGCATCAGAGTTACTCACATTAATCGGTACAGAAGAGCGTTACCACGCATTAGCACTTAGCTTCATTGAAGTCATTTTATTAGGCTCTGCTCTTTTCTTTGCCAACTTTGCACTCAACAGTGTTCTTGTAGCAACAGGCGATACAAAAAGTTATCGCAATACACTTATCTTTGGCTTTTTTGCCAACATTGTGCTCAATCCACTCTTCATCTATGGATGGGGATTTATTCCTTCACTTGGAATTGCAGGCATTGCATTATCAACGGTTTTGGTACAAATGATGGGCGCAGCTTACCTTCTTTTCAAAAGCCTGCAAACAGGGCTGATTAACTTTACATGTAAAAAGCATTTTTACCCTGATAGACGCATTTACAAAGAATTGATACGTCAAGCCACACCCCCTGGACTTAACATGTTAATGATGTCATTTGGCTCATTGATTGCACTTCATTTTGTCACACTTTATGGGTATCAAGCTGTGGCTGGCTATGGCATTGGGTACCGTGTCGAGCAGTTGATGTTACTTCCAGCTCTTGGCATCAGCAGTGCGGTACTAAGCCTAGTATCCAATAACATGGGAGCAGGAAAAATGGAACGCGTGCGCCAAACGCTTTTGTACGCACTTGGGTATGGTTACACGATAAGCATTGTGGGAATGATGATTTTATGGCTTAGTGGTAAGTGGTTTGTGGCGCAATTTAACCCAACACTTGAAGTGATTCAGTACGGAACAACGTATATCTATGTGATGCTCTTTCTTTTTTGTGGCTATGTAACCCATTTTGCCTGCGTTGCAACACTCCAAGGCATCAAAAAGCCGACGATGATTTTCTATGTTGGTTTTTTCCGTCAAATCTTAGCGCCAAGCCTTGTTTATACACTCATTGTCACTTACTTTGAGCTCTCATTTGTGTGGATGTGGATTGGACTTGCATGTATTGTTTACAGCTCTGCCCTAGCCTTTTTATACTATACCTATACGAAACTCAATGATGCAGTTATTGCCTCAACGCCCAATGGCTAAAGCATAAAGAACCATCCCATCACTCTGAAGGAATTCTGCTACTTCTTCATCATAGTACGCGCCAATACCGCTACACCCAAAGCCCATGTATTCACTGATTAGGTAAAGTCTATGCCCTATAATGCCTGCTTTTTGTATCATTGCTTGGTAATTTTGTGCATCATGTCCCACTAAAAAAAAGGTTACCCCACTTTTCTCTCCCAACGCTTGTTCCAAACAGAGATAACCCGCTTTGCGTGCAAAATCACCGTTTTGTAGATATTTTCCCTCTTTCCAAATGCCTTGCCCCATCCCTTCAACGCGATTAATAATCGCATAAATTTCAACATCGACATCACAATCAGAAACAATAGGTTGGCTTATGTAGGCAATTGCTTCTAAAAACTCCTCTTCCAAAAGTGGCTTTTGGGTAAATTCACGAATCGAACGTCGCTTCCAGATGGCTTGTTTTAAACGCTCTTTATCCACATCAAACAACGCCATCTTCGTTTGAAACTTTGGGGTAAGTTCACATGTCATGGCGTAACTATCTTCAATGAACCTATTTTTTTCAAACCCACCTGTACCATCGACATAGGGTAATTGCATCAATAGTGCTTTACATGTAAAGGTTTTATCTTCCTCTCCTACAATGGCTGATGAGAGAAAAAACTCCTCTGAGCCAAAACCAAAAAGCTTATTGAGAGCTTTTTTTTCAATGGCATAAAGAATGCGATAAGGCGTATTATTGAGTGTGCATGAAGCTTCAAGCGTGCCTATCATGTGCCCCGTATCGTGTAAACAGTACCTAAAAGCACGATCACGGTATTTCCATGAAGAGCGGTAGTAAAGTGCTGAGAAAAGAAACACACAACCTATTACTCTCTTTACATGTAAAAAGGGCTCAACCCCTTCTTCTTCATCTAAAGGATGTAATAAAACAAGTGCTGATTCGTAAGGTGAAAGATGGTAAATGCCATCCTTAAAGCCTTTAACACCACGTATTTGCACATAGACTTCCGTAGGATAAAGCGCTCCTGCACTAGGATTTGTTCGTAAAGCATACGTCACGCCAGGGTAGCTTTTCTGAGCCGTGACACCACCAATAAGATAAAAAAAACGATGTTCTGGATTTTGTTTATCGAGTGTAATGCGCGTCAATGTTTCTGTGTAACGCTTATACTGTCGAGGTTGATGTTCCCAGTCAATGCTATGCAACTGAGTGCGAACAGAGCGATACGTGTGTACTGTTTGAGCATGGTAGGCTAACATAAAAGCTCCTTTATGCCAATAATATTTAAAAGGAGTTGTAAATTGCCTCAAAAAAGAAGCTTACATGTAAAGAAAAGGAGGAGTTAATAAAATGAGGTGGTGTCCCCAGCGCGATTCGAACGCACGGCCTTCAAATTAGGAATTTGATGCTCTATCCTGCTGAGCTATGGGGACAAAAGGTAAAAAATGGAGTAAAAAAAAAGCCGAATGCGTTTTCACACATTCGGCTTCTAAAAAATGGCGTATTAGCCGTTACGTTTTTTGATAATCTCTTCTGCAACGTTTCTAGGAACTTCATCATAATGATCGAATTCCATAGAGTAAGAAGCACGACCTTGTGTTTGAGAACGAAGGTCTGTAGAGTAACCGAACATTTCAGCCAATGGGCAGAATGCGTTAACAATTTTGTTACCACTTCTATCATCCATAGAGTTGATTTGTCCACGTCTTCTGTTAAGATCGCCGATAACATCACCCATAAAGTCTTCTGGAGTCTCAACTTCAACTTTCATAATTGGCTCAAGAATAACTGGTTTTGCTTTTCTACAACCCTCTTTGAAGCCCATTGAAGCAGCCAATTTAAATGCCATCTCAGATGAGTCAACATCATGGTAACTTCCATCATAAAGTGTAACTTTAACGTCTTCCACTTTATAACCAGCAAGAACACCTGCTTGAAGTGATTCTTTGATACCTTTATCAACAGCTGGAATAAATTCTTTTGGAATCGCTCCACCTTTGATATCGTTAATAAATTCATAACCAGCACCTGCATCTTGAGGTTCGATTTTGAGGTAAACGTGACCGTATTGACCGCGACCACCAGATTGTTTTGCGTATTTGTACTCTTGGTTAACAGATGCACGAATTGTCTCACGGTAAGCAACTTGTGGTTGACCAACTTCAGCACTTACTTTAAACTCACGTAACATACGATCAACAAGAATCTCTAAGTGAAGCTCACCCATACCAGAAATGATGGTTTGACCACTCTCTTCATCTGTCTCAACTCTAAAGCTTGGATCTTCTTGAGCAAGTTTTTGAAGTGCAATACCCATTTTCTCTTGATCCGCTTTTGTTTTAGGCTCAACGGCAACAGAGATAACAGGGTCTGGGAATACCATTCTCTCTAGAATTACAGGATCTTTTTCGCTAGCAAGTGTATCACCAGTAAGTGTGTCTTTAAGACCTACAACCGCACCAATCTCGCCAGAGTGAAGAACTTTGATCTCTTCTCTTTTGTTCGCATGCATTTTTAGTAAGCGACCAATTCTCTCTTTTTTATCTTTGGTTGTGTTGTAAGCATAACTTCCGCTTTCCAATGAACCACGGTAAACACGAACGAATGTTAACTGACCAACAAATGGGTCGGTCATAATTTTAAATGCAAGAGCGGCAAATTCACCTTCATCAGTTGAATCAACAACACACTCGCGTCCATCATCATACTCGCCTTTAATCGCATGTACTTCAGTAGGAGCTGGCATATAATCAATAACAGCATCTAACATCGGTTGAACACCTTTGTTTTTAAACGCTGTTCCACAAATCATAGGAATAAATGTCATTGCAAGACATCCCGCTTTAATACCTGCTTTAATCTCAGCTTTGGTGAGTTCTTCGCCACCAAGATATTTTTCCATCAACTCATCACTGGTCTCAGAAACGGCTTCAACCATTCTCTCACGGTACTCTTTCGCTTTATCAGCAAGATCAGCTGGAATTTCAACAACTTGGTAGTTTGAACCCATTGCTGCATCATCATCCCAAACAAGTGCTTTCATCTCAACGAGATCAACAACACCTTTGAAGTTTTCTTCTGCACCAATAGGAATTTGAATTGGCACTGGATTCGCTTTTAAACGATTTTTAATTTGCGCTTCAACATTATAAAAGTCTGCACCAACACGGTCCATTTTGTTAACAAATACCATTCTTGGAACTTGGTAACGATTGGCTTGTCTCCAAACTGTCTCAGATTGTGGTTGAACGCCACCAACTGCACAAAATACAGCTACAGCGCCATCAAGAACACGCATAGAACGCTCAACTTCAATGGTGAAGTCAACGTGGCCCGGAGTGTCGATAATGTTAATTTGGTGATCTTTCCATGTACATGTTGTCGCAGCAGAAGT from Sulfurospirillum oryzae encodes:
- the fusA gene encoding elongation factor G, with product MARNTPIGMVRNIGIAAHIDAGKTTTTERILFYTGISHKIGEVHDGAATMDWMEQEKERGITITSAATTCTWKDHQINIIDTPGHVDFTIEVERSMRVLDGAVAVFCAVGGVQPQSETVWRQANRYQVPRMVFVNKMDRVGADFYNVEAQIKNRLKANPVPIQIPIGAEENFKGVVDLVEMKALVWDDDAAMGSNYQVVEIPADLADKAKEYRERMVEAVSETSDELMEKYLGGEELTKAEIKAGIKAGCLAMTFIPMICGTAFKNKGVQPMLDAVIDYMPAPTEVHAIKGEYDDGRECVVDSTDEGEFAALAFKIMTDPFVGQLTFVRVYRGSLESGSYAYNTTKDKKERIGRLLKMHANKREEIKVLHSGEIGAVVGLKDTLTGDTLASEKDPVILERMVFPDPVISVAVEPKTKADQEKMGIALQKLAQEDPSFRVETDEESGQTIISGMGELHLEILVDRMLREFKVSAEVGQPQVAYRETIRASVNQEYKYAKQSGGRGQYGHVYLKIEPQDAGAGYEFINDIKGGAIPKEFIPAVDKGIKESLQAGVLAGYKVEDVKVTLYDGSYHDVDSSEMAFKLAASMGFKEGCRKAKPVILEPIMKVEVETPEDFMGDVIGDLNRRRGQINSMDDRSGNKIVNAFCPLAEMFGYSTDLRSQTQGRASYSMEFDHYDEVPRNVAEEIIKKRNG